The Cycloclasticus sp. genomic sequence CGTTTTCGCGATTTTTGGCTCAACAAGCCCATCAACGCCAACCTTTACCTCTTCAAGCTGATTCATTTGTTCTTTTAATTGTAGAACCTCATTATTGGCCTTTAGCAAAGCGTCCTGTAACTCCACATTGGGTTGTTGCTCCTCCCTATTGACCTTCGGTAGTTCTACCGGCTGATCTAAAGCAGTCATCCTTTTCTCGGCCTCATCTAACTTCCCTTGCAACTGCCTATATTTACTTTGTAGTGCAAGTAAACGCACCTTAGCTGGCTTTTCTTCAGACAAAAATCGCTTTTCGACCCAACCCGTTTTGCCGTCGACTAATTGCACTTTCACAAAATCTTTTTGCTCACCAATCAATTCAACCGGTGTACCACTCGGTAATAACTGGATCGGCTGTTCGGTCTTATTAGGCGCTGCATACATACCGGCCAATAATTTATCGGTTATGTGCGCGGAATTACCAACAATAGGCCAAAGCATCAGCAGCAAGATAATCCGTTTAAACATATCAGGCAGCAATACCTGAATGTTTTAGCAATGCGTCAATGCTCGGCTTCCTGCCTCTAAACGCTGTAAACAATGCTAAGGCGTCGTCGCTACCTCCTTTTTCTAAAACATTATGCAAAAACGAGCGTCCTGTTTTTTCGTCAAATACACCGTTTTCCTCAAACAATGAAAACGCGTCGCTAGACAACACCTCTGCCCATTTATAGCTGTAATAACCGGCAGCATAACCACCCGCAAAGATATGCGAAAAGCTATTTGGGAAACGATTAAACTCCGGCGTTTTAACCACACTCATTTGCTCTCTTACTTCTTCAAGAATGTCGTAAATTCGCGCACCTTCTGCCTTGTCATATTCCAAATGGATACGAAAATCGAATATTGAGAATTCAATTTGACGAACCATTTGCATGCCGGATTGAAAGTTCTTCGCCGACAACATTTTTTCAAACATATCATCCGGCAGTTTATCACCCGTTTTATAGTGCCCCGAAATTAAGTTCATGACAGCGGGCTGCCAACACCAGTTTTCCATAAATTGACTGGGCAGCTCAACCGCATCCCATTCAACGCCATGAATACCAGATACACTCAAGTAATCCACCTTGGTCAGCATATGGTGCAAACCATGGCCAAACTCATGGAATAAGGTTTCAACCTCGCCGTGCGTTAACAACGCAGGGTCGTCACCGATGGGCGGTGTGAAATTGCAGGTTAAGTAGGCCACCGGCGATTGCACGCCATCGTCTTTTTTGAAGCGCGTTACGCACTCATCCATCCACGCACCAGCGCGTTTATGTGGCCGCGCATACAAATCAATATAAAAACGGCCCCGTTGAACGCCCAGTTCATCGGTAATGGCAAAAAACTGAACGTCTTTATGCCATTTATCAACGCCGTCAATTTCAGCAATTTTAATGCCGTAAAGCCGCTCCACTACCTCGAACATACCCGATAAGACACGATTCGCTGGAAAGTAAGGTTTCACTTGTTCTTGAGAAAACTGATAGCGTTCTTCTCGTAATTTTTCTGAATAATAGGCCGTATCCCACGATTCAAGGTCAGCCTCATGCCCCTTTTCCTTCGCAAAGGCGCTTAACTCTGCAAAATCTTGTTTCGCCATTGGCAAAGATTTGCTCGCCAATTGGCTTAGAAATTCCAATACATCCGTCGGCGTTTCTGCCATTTTTGTTGCCAGCGATAAATCAGCGTAGCTTTCGAAACCTAATAGCTGTGCTTTTTCATGCCGTAAGCCAACAATATCGTCCATTGTCTTGGTATTATCCCAAGCCTTGTCGCCGTCACTTTGATCAGACGCTCTAGTTACAAAAGCACGGTGTATTTCATAGCGTAAATCACGGCTATCTGCATACGTCATTAGCGCCATATAGCACGGAAACTCCAACGTCAGCATCCAGCCTTCTTTATCTTTTTGCTGAGCCGTTTGCCGCAACAAATCCATGCTTGATTCTGGCAAGCCAGATAACTCGCTTTCATCCAAAATAAGCTTGCTCCAGGCGTTCGTCGAATCCATCAAATTTTCTTCAAACTGATTGGTTAAGGACGATAACTCCTGAGAAATTTCCATATATCGTTGTTTTTCATCATCCGCTAGCGCTACACCAGATAATTTGAAGTCACGTAATGCGTTATCTATGATCTTTTTCTGCGCTGTATCAAGGCGCGCATATTCGCCGCCCTCTTTAATTGAGCGATAAGCTAAGTACAGCGTTTTGTTTTGCCCAATCTCTGTTGAATACTCACTGAGCTTTGGCAGACAGTTTGAATAGGCTTCACGCCAGGCATCATTATTCATAACCGAATTCAGGTGGCTTATTGGTGACCAGATTCGACTTAACCTATCGTCCACTTGCTCCATGGGGTAAACCAAGTTTTCCCAAGAATAATCTGCTTCATTTTCAAGCAGCTCTTTTATCGTTCGTCGTCCTTCGTCCAGCAATTGATCGATTGCTGGTTCAATATGTGTCGCCTTAATCGCCGAAAAAGGAGGTAATAAAAAGTCTTCTAATAATGGGTTGCTCATACCGATACGTGTGTGAATTCAAAGCGTGCATCTTCTCACGCTTCACTCCCTCTATCCAAGCTCAGCGCTAATTAAAGTCATATAGCACACTTCCTTAGTATTAACCCTGCGACAATTTGTCGCATTCCAAAGTTTAAACAACTCCTCTATCATCCGCTGCCACCCTCGAGCATTTGAAAATAAAAACATGCAAAAACACATCATCGGCCTTTGCCTTTTAAGCTGTACAACGGCCTATGCTAATTCGGACATCCCTAGTCTCACTGTCACCAGCGACGTTTTATTTCGTGACACGACCGTTGTCAGCCCAACGGCTCGCATTACCGCTGAAGATGCTAAAGCCATTAACGCAACAACAACTGAAGACATTATTTCTCATGAACCCAACTTAGTTATTCGCAAACGCTATATTGGAGATTCAAATGGCACCATCGGAATTCGTAGCTCTAATATGTTTCAAACCACCAGAACATCCGTATATGCTGATGGCTTGCCGCTGCATTATTTCCTCCAAACCAGTTACTCTGGTTCGCCTCGGTGGTCTTTAGTTGGCCCAGACGAAGTCGAAAGTGCCGAAATTATTTATGGTCCTTTTTCTGCTGAGTACGGCGGGAGCTCCATGGGTGGCGTTGTCAATATTAAAACACGCGACCCTAAGCTACGCCGCGTTGTCTTACAAGGTACCCTGTTCAGTCAGGACTACGACACACTTCAAACAGACAAAAACTTTAATGGTGGGAAATTCTTCGGTTCTTTCGAAGATAAAATTGGCAACCTCGGTCTATTTCTTTCTTTCACCCACCTAGAGAATGACAGCCAACCACAGACGCAATTTGCAGCCGCAGCGTCAGGTGCTGGCGGCACTATCGTTAGTGGAACAGAGGCGGGTGCTGAAGAACATGGTAACGATGTTACCTACTATGGCGATTCAGGTGCAACCCACACCACAACCGACTTGCTTAAAATCAAAATGAATTACGATGTGGGTGATTACCAATTGCGCGGTAGCATCGCCTATGAAGATAGAAAGAATGAAACCGATGATGTAAACAATTACCTTCGAGATGCTACTGGCAACCGCGTTTGGGATGACAATGTAACGACTACCGATGGCACGCATTTTGAAACCAGCAGTTATGGCGCGAGCGTCTTTCAAGAACGCGTCCAAGATCGAGAAAGTCTACTATTAGGAATTGGTATAACAGGCCCTATGGGCGCTGACAGTGATTGGGTATTTGATATTTACGCCACCAACTTTGATATCTTAAAAGATGAAGAAGAACGAACTGGCCGAAACCCGGCTGATCCTGCGTATGTTGCAGCAAACACTGCCTTCGGTGGTCGTTTAACTGAATATGACGATACTGGTTGGCAAACGTTAGACTTTAAGGCAGGCACCGAATCCCTAGGCAGCGATGACAATCAACGCTTATCCGTTGGCTATAACTACAGTAAGTATGAACTGGAAATAAACCCATTTAGATACGACTCCATCACAAACACAAAAGGCAACACACGTGGCGCAAGTGGTGGCGAAACGTTCACACACTCTGTCTTTGCGCAGTGGGGCTGGTTAATTGACCCTAAATGGGATGTCTCTGTCGGCCTTCGTTACGATGATTGGCGCGGAGAAAATGGTTTCTTTGATGACAATGCTGACGGAATTATTGCTGGGGCGGAAAAACACAATGACAGGCATGAAAAGGGGTTTTCTCCAAAATTCTCTCTGGCCCATTTCTTAACGAACAGAACAACATTACGGTACTCAATCGCTCGTGCGCTGCGCTTTCCGATAACAGAAGAACTTTACCAAAATGTAAACGAAGCCCTCCAAGTATCAATAGCCGACGCAAACTTAGAACCAGAAGACGGCATATTTCAAAACATTATGTTAGAGCACAAGCTTCACGATGGTCTCGTTCGTTTCAACCTATTCTATGACGACGTTGATGATGTTATTTTTAGTCAAAACGTTACCGTTAACGGCTCAACCTTGCGCACATTCCTACCGATTAGCACCGTGAAAACAAAGGGCGCTGAATTCGTTTATAACCAAAACAACATCATGGGTTCAAAATTTGATAGCCGCTTCAATGTTAGTTATACAGATGCTGAGATTACTAAAAACTCGCTCGACCCAAGCATCGAGGGTAATACATTTCCAAGGCTAGCAAACTGGCGTGCTAATTTATTAGTGGGTTACCCGCTAACTGAAAAGTTAGCTGCTCATGCAGGCATCCGATATGCCAGCAACAGTTATGGTGACCTAGACAATAGCGACGCAGAGGGCAACGTCTTTGGCGCACAAGATGAATATGTTTTTGTAAATACCAAGCTGAACTGGCAAGCATCAAAAACCACCCAATTTAGCATCGGCGTTGACAATATCTTCAACGAAGAAGCCTATGTGCATCACCCATGGCCATCAAGAACTTTCTTTCTAGAAGGTAAATTAACGCTATAGCGTCTCACTTATGACAAAGAACTTACCTCTTTTTTTAATCAGGGCTAGCTTACTGGCTCTGATCTTTTTTCAATCTGCAGCTTTCTCAGAAGATAAAAATACCCTTAAAGCAGCGCTTGACTGGAAAACGCCAACATCAACCTTTGGGGCTGATGGCCGATTATGGGTTGCTTATGTTCAAAATAAATCTGTTTTCGTTACCTCTTCTAACGATTTAGGAAAATCATTCAACGCGCCTATTTTAGTCAACCTTACGCCTCAAGATATTTATACTAACGGTGAAAACCGCCCCAAAATAGCGGTTAGTAAGGAAGGCAATATTTATCTGTCTTGGACAGAGAAAACGAAGGGACGCTTTAACGGCGACATTCACTTTGCTCGATCAATCAACGGCGGAAAAAGCTTCGAGAAGGACATCGTCATCAATGATGATGGGCAAAATATTGGTCACCGTTTCGATAGCTTATTACTCACTCCTTCAGGAGACATCTACTTAGCTTGGTTAGATAAACGTTTATCGGTCAAAGCAAAAGAAATGGGCTTGCCGTATAAAGGAATTTCCCTTTATTACACCCGCTCTACCGATTATGGAAAAACATTTTCTAATAACCTACTAGCGGCAGAGCACACGTGCGAATGTTGCCGTATCGCCATTTCGCCTAGCGGTGAAGACAACGCGGCCATCATGTGGCGGCATATTTTCACAGGCGGTCTACGCGACCATGCCATCAGCTTACTTGAACATGGCAAGGCGCCCACTGTTCACAGAGCGACTATTGATCAATGGAAAACCGATGCCTGCCCTCACCATGGGCCAAGCCTTTCTCCTATTACACCTGACAGTTATCACATGGCGTGGTTTAGCCACGGTGCACTACACAAGGGTCTATACTACGCACGCTATGATCTAACAACGCAAACTTCTAGCCAGCCTCGGCTCATCGACCCTTCACCCAGTGCCAGCCACCCGTTCGTCAAACAATTTGCTGGCACCACATGGCTTGTTTGGAAGTCATTCATTCAAGGCCGCACCCAACTACATGCGCAGTATTCGCTGGACCAAGGCCAACACTGGACACAGCCCATCACCATCGCCAGTAGCGCCAATGATTCAGACCACCCATTCATTATTAATAACAATAATGTAGCCTATGCATCGTGGTTTACTACCGCCGAAGGTTTGCGCTTAATCCCTTTAAAGAAACAGGAAAGCCCTTGAAGTCACTTCTCACCCTGTTAGTTTTACTCTGTTCAAGCGCCATATACGCAGAGCCCACTACGCTTAGGTCATTCGACAGCGGTAGTCTAAAAAAAATAACTCATCAGTATTCAGGAAAACCCTTCTTACTGGTGCTCTGGTCTATAGATTGCCCCGCCTGCTATGACGAGTTAGCCTTATTATCGCCTTGGCTTAAGAAGCATTCCGACGTTAACCTAGTTTTGGTTTCAACCGACCCTAAAAACCAACAAGGCGAAGTAAGACAAGTCATTAATGAATACCAGTTAAGCCATCGTGAAAACTGGATTTTTGGCTCCCAGGCTCACGCACTTCTGCGCCAATCAATCGACCCCAATTGGTACGGCGAATTACCTAGAAGTTATTTATTTGATCCGCAGCATAAGTCCTACGCGCATAGTGGTATCTTATCAAACCCAACTCTTGAAAAGATTGCAGGCATTTTCTATACACCTGCCCAATGAGAAATTATTTAAAAACGCACATTAAATAAGCAAAGCGCAGCTGCGCCAAGAGCAAAGAAGAGAAACAATGAGGCATAGGACTTATATTGGAAATTTCTAGTTAACTCAGCCTCATCTTGGGTTGAAATTAAAAAGGGCTTACGGCTATCAGACGGCTTTTCGATAACATTATCAATACGTGCCTGCGTCTGTTTAACCGACGCTTCAGTTAATTGGCTTTTAGCAATTAAAACCGCTTTCTCCCACTCATCCGAATCAATATTGCCATCTCGGTTTTCATCAAAGCGATTTAATAATGCCTGCGGGTCTCTTTTCCAACTACTTAAGATAGCCGCCAACGATTCATTCTCGGATGGCAACTCCACTTCTGTGAACGACTTAAAATCACCCAAAACATACAAGCCATCCCCTTCGTGAATACGCTTTTCGCTATAACGGTAACGTCTGCCAATAGCGAATGCTCTAGAGCTAAAGCCCCTAGGCCCTGCGCTGGGGTAAGGCGTGCTGCCGTACCATGAGTCAGAGACCGAATGAACGACCTCTGCATCATCTGGGTCAACAATCGCCTTACCTGTTCGACCCTGTAAGGCGAAAACACCATCGCTAACACCCGATTCATACAAATGCCAACTAGTGCGACTACGCCCACGCACATAATGCGACTGCTTTTCTTCGACCTTATATTGATACCACACGCAATGAAGCTTAGTCAGCGGCGCAATAATAGGCTCGCCGGGTAGCATTTTTGCTGAGCCTTCAAACTCGTTATAGCCTTGCGCGGCCGATCGTATTAAGGATGTTGGCGTGTCTTGCATAATGCGATAACGCCATAAAAAACGAAAATAAAAATACAGACTAGCCATTGCCGCAAGACAAGCACCAATAAAATATAGCCAAAATTCGTCGTTTGATAAGCGCTGAATGGCGTACGCCAAATCATTCATCATTCAAATAGTTTTTTGACGCTGACATCGGCGATTTCTGATTCTTCAAACTCCAGTAAATCAAATGGGTTGAAATTGAAAAACTTGGCTATCAACACATCGGGAAACTGTTCAATACGCACATTATTTAAATTCACGCTTTCGTTATAAAACTCGCGCCGATCCGCTATATTATTTTCCAGTTGGCTAATGCGCTTTTGCAATTCTTTAAACGAGTCATTGGCTTTTAAATCGGGGTAGGCTTCTGCCACGGCAAATAAATTCATCAGCCCTTGCCGCATTTGTGTTTCCGCCTGACCCAGCGCCGCCATATCTGACTTGCCTAAGGCGCTTGAAACACCTGAACGTGCCAGCATCACTTTTTCAAGCGTACCTTGCTCGTGCTTCATGTATTGCTTACAGGTTTCCACCAATTTTGGCAGCTCGTCATGCCGCTGTTTTAGCAACACGTCAATGTTTGACCAGGCCTTCGAAACGCTGTGTTTTAAACTCACTAAACTGTTGTAAAGCGCTATCCCATAGCCTGCCAAGACAACGATGACTGCCAACGTGACAAATCCTGATACACTCATGTTTTTCTCCATTTAAAATTTCTCGATAAAGTATAGAACAGGACCCCACTTATGCACGTTAAATCTTTTGACTCTAAAACTCCGTCAGTTCATGAGACTGTTTTCATCCACGAAACTGCCGTGGTCATTGGCGATGTCGCTCTCGCTGAAGATGTTTCTATTTGGCCGTTAGCGATCGTTCGTGGCGATATACACCGTATTCAGATTGGCGCGCGTTCTAATGTGCAAGACGGTAGCGTGTTACACGTGACCCACGCCAGTGATTTTAACCCTGGAGGGTATCCGTTAACGATTGGAACAGATGTAACGGTTGGCCATAACGTGACCTTACATGGCTGCACGATAGGCAATCATTGCTTGATTGGTATGGGCGCTATTGTGATGGATGGTGCAGTTGTTAATGACGGGGTGATGATTGGCGCTGGCAGCCTTGTCCCTCCAGGAAAGGTATTGGAAAGCGGCTACCTGTACGTTGGCTCACCGGTTAAAAAAACTCGCCCAGTTAATGAAAAAGAGGCGCAGTTCCTAAGTTATTCACCAAAAAACTATGTCCGATTGAAAAACAAATACCTCGTTGACAGGGCTTAATTCCTTAAGCTCGCCCTAAGCACCTTTGTTTCGGGCATCACACCTCGCCATAAATTAAACGCGTGAGCTGCTTGTTCTACCAACATACCTAATCCGTCTACGGATAATATGGCACCCTCTTGTGCGCCCCATTTAACAAACGCCGTTGGTTCTTGGCTATACGCAAGATCATAGCAGACCCCTCTTGAAGCCAGCAGTCCATCTGCCAAAGGCGGAAGATCAGCTGTCAAACTGGCAGAGGTTGCGTTAATAATTAAATCGAACTGCTTACCAGCTAAGTCTTCAAAACTTGATGCATGGATAGGTCCTACAGAAGAAAATAACGCTTCCAGCGCTTGCGCCTTCGAAACCGTCCGATTAGCCAGCCAAAGTTCCAATGGCTTTGCGCCAAGTAAAGGCCCTAAAATTCCACGTGACGCCCCACCAGCCCCTAGCACGAGGA encodes the following:
- a CDS encoding TIGR04211 family SH3 domain-containing protein; translation: MFKRIILLLMLWPIVGNSAHITDKLLAGMYAAPNKTEQPIQLLPSGTPVELIGEQKDFVKVQLVDGKTGWVEKRFLSEEKPAKVRLLALQSKYRQLQGKLDEAEKRMTALDQPVELPKVNREEQQPNVELQDALLKANNEVLQLKEQMNQLEEVKVGVDGLVEPKIAKTVGEEGVASLLIVSLLFVIAVMAGVYAGMRIQDKRQLKKHGGFRI
- the prlC gene encoding oligopeptidase A, whose translation is MSNPLLEDFLLPPFSAIKATHIEPAIDQLLDEGRRTIKELLENEADYSWENLVYPMEQVDDRLSRIWSPISHLNSVMNNDAWREAYSNCLPKLSEYSTEIGQNKTLYLAYRSIKEGGEYARLDTAQKKIIDNALRDFKLSGVALADDEKQRYMEISQELSSLTNQFEENLMDSTNAWSKLILDESELSGLPESSMDLLRQTAQQKDKEGWMLTLEFPCYMALMTYADSRDLRYEIHRAFVTRASDQSDGDKAWDNTKTMDDIVGLRHEKAQLLGFESYADLSLATKMAETPTDVLEFLSQLASKSLPMAKQDFAELSAFAKEKGHEADLESWDTAYYSEKLREERYQFSQEQVKPYFPANRVLSGMFEVVERLYGIKIAEIDGVDKWHKDVQFFAITDELGVQRGRFYIDLYARPHKRAGAWMDECVTRFKKDDGVQSPVAYLTCNFTPPIGDDPALLTHGEVETLFHEFGHGLHHMLTKVDYLSVSGIHGVEWDAVELPSQFMENWCWQPAVMNLISGHYKTGDKLPDDMFEKMLSAKNFQSGMQMVRQIEFSIFDFRIHLEYDKAEGARIYDILEEVREQMSVVKTPEFNRFPNSFSHIFAGGYAAGYYSYKWAEVLSSDAFSLFEENGVFDEKTGRSFLHNVLEKGGSDDALALFTAFRGRKPSIDALLKHSGIAA
- a CDS encoding TonB-dependent receptor yields the protein MQKHIIGLCLLSCTTAYANSDIPSLTVTSDVLFRDTTVVSPTARITAEDAKAINATTTEDIISHEPNLVIRKRYIGDSNGTIGIRSSNMFQTTRTSVYADGLPLHYFLQTSYSGSPRWSLVGPDEVESAEIIYGPFSAEYGGSSMGGVVNIKTRDPKLRRVVLQGTLFSQDYDTLQTDKNFNGGKFFGSFEDKIGNLGLFLSFTHLENDSQPQTQFAAAASGAGGTIVSGTEAGAEEHGNDVTYYGDSGATHTTTDLLKIKMNYDVGDYQLRGSIAYEDRKNETDDVNNYLRDATGNRVWDDNVTTTDGTHFETSSYGASVFQERVQDRESLLLGIGITGPMGADSDWVFDIYATNFDILKDEEERTGRNPADPAYVAANTAFGGRLTEYDDTGWQTLDFKAGTESLGSDDNQRLSVGYNYSKYELEINPFRYDSITNTKGNTRGASGGETFTHSVFAQWGWLIDPKWDVSVGLRYDDWRGENGFFDDNADGIIAGAEKHNDRHEKGFSPKFSLAHFLTNRTTLRYSIARALRFPITEELYQNVNEALQVSIADANLEPEDGIFQNIMLEHKLHDGLVRFNLFYDDVDDVIFSQNVTVNGSTLRTFLPISTVKTKGAEFVYNQNNIMGSKFDSRFNVSYTDAEITKNSLDPSIEGNTFPRLANWRANLLVGYPLTEKLAAHAGIRYASNSYGDLDNSDAEGNVFGAQDEYVFVNTKLNWQASKTTQFSIGVDNIFNEEAYVHHPWPSRTFFLEGKLTL
- a CDS encoding sialidase family protein; amino-acid sequence: MTKNLPLFLIRASLLALIFFQSAAFSEDKNTLKAALDWKTPTSTFGADGRLWVAYVQNKSVFVTSSNDLGKSFNAPILVNLTPQDIYTNGENRPKIAVSKEGNIYLSWTEKTKGRFNGDIHFARSINGGKSFEKDIVINDDGQNIGHRFDSLLLTPSGDIYLAWLDKRLSVKAKEMGLPYKGISLYYTRSTDYGKTFSNNLLAAEHTCECCRIAISPSGEDNAAIMWRHIFTGGLRDHAISLLEHGKAPTVHRATIDQWKTDACPHHGPSLSPITPDSYHMAWFSHGALHKGLYYARYDLTTQTSSQPRLIDPSPSASHPFVKQFAGTTWLVWKSFIQGRTQLHAQYSLDQGQHWTQPITIASSANDSDHPFIINNNNVAYASWFTTAEGLRLIPLKKQESP
- a CDS encoding GIDE domain-containing protein, whose protein sequence is MMNDLAYAIQRLSNDEFWLYFIGACLAAMASLYFYFRFLWRYRIMQDTPTSLIRSAAQGYNEFEGSAKMLPGEPIIAPLTKLHCVWYQYKVEEKQSHYVRGRSRTSWHLYESGVSDGVFALQGRTGKAIVDPDDAEVVHSVSDSWYGSTPYPSAGPRGFSSRAFAIGRRYRYSEKRIHEGDGLYVLGDFKSFTEVELPSENESLAAILSSWKRDPQALLNRFDENRDGNIDSDEWEKAVLIAKSQLTEASVKQTQARIDNVIEKPSDSRKPFLISTQDEAELTRNFQYKSYASLFLFFALGAAALCLFNVRF
- a CDS encoding LemA family protein, which translates into the protein MSVSGFVTLAVIVVLAGYGIALYNSLVSLKHSVSKAWSNIDVLLKQRHDELPKLVETCKQYMKHEQGTLEKVMLARSGVSSALGKSDMAALGQAETQMRQGLMNLFAVAEAYPDLKANDSFKELQKRISQLENNIADRREFYNESVNLNNVRIEQFPDVLIAKFFNFNPFDLLEFEESEIADVSVKKLFE
- a CDS encoding gamma carbonic anhydrase family protein, with the translated sequence MHVKSFDSKTPSVHETVFIHETAVVIGDVALAEDVSIWPLAIVRGDIHRIQIGARSNVQDGSVLHVTHASDFNPGGYPLTIGTDVTVGHNVTLHGCTIGNHCLIGMGAIVMDGAVVNDGVMIGAGSLVPPGKVLESGYLYVGSPVKKTRPVNEKEAQFLSYSPKNYVRLKNKYLVDRA
- the aroE gene encoding shikimate dehydrogenase; its protein translation is MIDRYAVFGFPIGHSKSPVIHQQFAEQTEQQLSYDAVEVRPEVFDETLAEFFSAGGKGINCTVPLKELAFEKVDKLTERAKFSGAVNTIKLMNDGSLLGDNTDGVGLLTDLCENLGLQLGGKRILVLGAGGASRGILGPLLGAKPLELWLANRTVSKAQALEALFSSVGPIHASSFEDLAGKQFDLIINATSASLTADLPPLADGLLASRGVCYDLAYSQEPTAFVKWGAQEGAILSVDGLGMLVEQAAHAFNLWRGVMPETKVLRASLRN